The nucleotide sequence TTACAAACTTTATGCGGTTCATCACATGCTCGTAAAGATGACCATCTTTCTGAGAGCTATCAAGTTCGAATGGCAGCCGATTCTAGAGCGATTGTTCATTGGGGTGGTGCCACTTTCGCATTACGTTTTGTAGTACCACCAGAACCATTGCAGCGGCATTTTTGGAAAGATCTCGATCTACATTTTATAAACGTTGCACTGTTATCGTTGTTTTTTCATCTTGCCTTAGTCGTAACGCTGTTAGTGTATCCGTATGATACTGAATCATTACGTGAAGACTTGTTCGATAAACCTGATCGATTTGCAAGTTTAATTTTAGAACCACCCAAACAAAGCGAAACGAATAAAAATCTTCTTGAAAATTTAAAGAAAGAGGTCGAAAGGAAGAAAGAAGAAATCACTAAGAAAATAGAACAAGAGAAACCCAAAAAGGTTAAACCCGACCCTCTCAAAGTTGCTAAATTTAAGCCACCAGTTAAAGTTCGCCCAAGAACTCAAGAAGAAAAAAGTGAAGCCGTTAAACGAAAATTTTCAAAATTATTCGCAGGTGGCGGTGGTGGGGGTAACGCTCCAGGCAGTATTTTAGGCGGTGGTGGCGGTGGTTCACTTTCTGGCACCCTGTCTAATGTTATTGGTACGGCTGGGCGAGGCTCAGCTACAGCGGGTATGGCTGGTCTTGGTATTCGCGGTACAGGGCCATTAACTGGTGGTGGTGTTGGTACTAGCCGAGGAATTGCTGGTATTGGTACCAGCGGCCGTCTTGGAGGTGGTGGTCTAGCTTATGGTTCAAATGTTGGTCTTGGTGGCCGCAAAAATCGTAGTGCACTGCAAATTGGACCTCCACGTATTGAAGGCGCTTTAGATCCAGCGGTTATTAAAAAAGTTATTGACCAAAATCGTAACCAAATACGTTACTGCTACGAAAAAGAATTGAATGTACACCAAAATCTTGAAGGTCGTGTCGCTATGACATGGATAATTAGTGCTACAGGATCAGTTGCTAAAGTTATGGTTAGAGACAGTACTTTAAAGAATGCCAATGTTGAGGATTGCATAAAGAAGAAAATTTTAAATTGGAAATTCCCCGCGCCTGCAGGTGGCGGTATTGTTACGGTGAATTATCCCTTCATATTTAAGGCGACTTAGATCGTGAAATTTTCAAGATCAATGGTGCTTATGGGAGTATACCGTATGCGGAGTATACTGGCAGCATTGTCGTTTATCGCAATTATTGCATCTGCGATTAACGCTCAAGCGCAAGCTCAACCTAAAGGAAATACTGAGGCTAATACTAACGATGCAAAAGTTGCTACAGCCGAAGAAGGTGTTGAGCAGACGCGACCTAATAGAGCTACGGCTCCATTAAAGGCAGTTGTACGTGGTTTTTTCATTGGTACACGATTTAGTATGGGATATATGGTACTGCGTCAAAAGATAGATGATGTGCAAAATTGGCCAGTACTAACGCAGCAAAAGAAAGACGAAGGCTATGGTCTTGGCACTATGCTGCAACTTGAAGTTGGTTATGACATTACCCCTTTGATTGCCATTGAAGTTTTAGGCGGTGCTTCTTTAATTAATGGCACTCGTAAAGATCGAGTACGTGACCTTGGGGTTATGTTTGGTGGTTTAGGTCTTCGTGTTGCTCCAAGAATCAATGATAGATTTCGCGCTGTCGTAGCTGCTGGCGCTGGGTATGCAAATGCAGATAATGCTGTTGATGAAGCTGAAACAGGAGCAGTTGCATTTATTAATGGCGGTATTGAATATTACGTGCATGTTCGGCATTTTTCTATAGGTATTGATGTTACGATACTTTGTCCTGTGCAACCAATGCGTCTATTTGTGGGTCTTGGTCCACAAGTAAAATATACGTTTTAAACTTTTATTTATCGCTAAATTATTCAAAGTTGATCAAGCAATCACAAGCCGAGCAACTAGCAGCAATATCTAACCAGATATATCGCAAACAATTGACCACATCTTCAGGAGGGAATTTATCCATACGTGATGAATGTGGCGGTTTATGGATTACCCCTAAAAAAATTGATAAGGGATGTTTATTGCCTGAGCATATGGTGCATATTGCCGCTGATGGATCGTTTAATAGCGTTTATTCACCAACTTCTGAATGGCCATTTCATTCTGCAGTTATGCAAACGAGACCTGATATTTGTGCATTAGTGCATGCTCATCCAATATCTTTAGTAGCTTTCGCTATTACCAGAACAAAATTACCACTAAATCAATTTCCTTTATTAAGGTGTTATGTTGGAAAGTTAGGTTATATTGCATATGCTACACCTGGTTCAAAAAAGTTGAGTAAAATTGTTGCACAAGAGTTTGCAACAGGATGTGATATGGTAATTTTAGAAAATCATGGTGTGATAACTAGTGGCACAAATTTAAATGAAGCATATAATCGTTTAAGAGCTTTAGAACATCTTGCCGAAATTTATATAGCAGCAA is from Deltaproteobacteria bacterium and encodes:
- the cglE gene encoding adventurous gliding motility protein CglE: MRSILAALSFIAIIASAINAQAQAQPKGNTEANTNDAKVATAEEGVEQTRPNRATAPLKAVVRGFFIGTRFSMGYMVLRQKIDDVQNWPVLTQQKKDEGYGLGTMLQLEVGYDITPLIAIEVLGGASLINGTRKDRVRDLGVMFGGLGLRVAPRINDRFRAVVAAGAGYANADNAVDEAETGAVAFINGGIEYYVHVRHFSIGIDVTILCPVQPMRLFVGLGPQVKYTF
- a CDS encoding FHA domain-containing protein, whose amino-acid sequence is MGVLISVQVYRGDQLVAQHQFDSDVNRTIKIGRLSSAQIKLEDPRTSRIHAVIELGANDITLHDMGTTEGTSVNGAKVVNAKLKNGDQVTIGDTTLVITMGAVASASPTVAAANATAPNNMAASFNAAGPAFGAPPAFAAKSFAAPGIPKVDWGPATSFGAPQVASPATANVSATATPAASPPTTRTAQQLRFDPGSNSGPIPIRRITNERLGAAAVESKPHPALAPERPMSAENRVLEMRLYWGEVLLGISHYSKPKKITIGETKKTDVFISSEGLPVEEFPLVRYIDNEYVLTFTRHMEGEVEVGGQLGSLQTLCGSSHARKDDHLSESYQVRMAADSRAIVHWGGATFALRFVVPPEPLQRHFWKDLDLHFINVALLSLFFHLALVVTLLVYPYDTESLREDLFDKPDRFASLILEPPKQSETNKNLLENLKKEVERKKEEITKKIEQEKPKKVKPDPLKVAKFKPPVKVRPRTQEEKSEAVKRKFSKLFAGGGGGGNAPGSILGGGGGGSLSGTLSNVIGTAGRGSATAGMAGLGIRGTGPLTGGGVGTSRGIAGIGTSGRLGGGGLAYGSNVGLGGRKNRSALQIGPPRIEGALDPAVIKKVIDQNRNQIRYCYEKELNVHQNLEGRVAMTWIISATGSVAKVMVRDSTLKNANVEDCIKKKILNWKFPAPAGGGIVTVNYPFIFKAT